GAGTTGGGCGAGTTCGGCGCGCAGGGCCGGTACGTCCCCGGTGGTCCGTGCGGTGTCGGTGGTCCGTACGTCGTCGGTGGTCGGTTCGGGAATCGCAGGGGCGGGGACCGCGCGCAGGATGCCGAGCGCCGTGGGGAGGCAGAGCGCGGCGACGGCCCAGAAGGCGGAGCGCCAGCCGAACAGCGCGCCGAGTACCGATCCGGCGGGGACACCGGCGACGGTGGCCACCGTCGTGCCGGACAGCAGTACGGCGAGTGCGCGCCCCTTCCTGTCCGGCGGGACCAGCGCGGCCGCCGTCGTCAGTGCCACGGCGAGGAAGCCCGCGTTCGCGAGCGCGGCGATCACCCGGGTCGCGAACAGGACCGGGAAGGACGTGGCGGTGGCGCCCACGACATGAGCCGCCGAGAAGACCAGGACGAAGCCGAGAAGGCTCGTCCGTCCCGGCCGGTCGCGGGCGAGCGCGGCCATCAGCGGAGCGCCGACGACCATGCCGATCGCGAACGCCGAGGTGAGCGTGCCCGCCGTTCCGACGGTGACGTCCAGGTCGGAGGCGAGGTCCGGCAGCAGGCCCGCGAGCATGAACTCGGAGGTACCCATGGCGAACACGGCCAGGGCGAGCAGGTACAGCGGGAGAGGGAGAGGGAGAGGGAGGCGGCGAGCGAGCGGGAGGAGAGGGCGCGGCCGGGGAGGACGCGGCGGAGTGGGCAGAGGACGAGGACGAGGACGGGACATCAGTGGCTCCGGGGTGAGGAGAGGCGTGGAAAGGCTTCTCGTCACCGCGGTCAGCGCCCCGGCGCGCAGCCGTCCGGCCG
This is a stretch of genomic DNA from Streptomyces sp. NA04227. It encodes these proteins:
- a CDS encoding Cmx/CmrA family chloramphenicol efflux MFS transporter, which translates into the protein MYLLALAVFAMGTSEFMLAGLLPDLASDLDVTVGTAGTLTSAFAIGMVVGAPLMAALARDRPGRTSLLGFVLVFSAAHVVGATATSFPVLFATRVIAALANAGFLAVALTTAAALVPPDRKGRALAVLLSGTTVATVAGVPAGSVLGALFGWRSAFWAVAALCLPTALGILRAVPAPAIPEPTTDDVRTTDTARTTGDVPALRAELAQLTRPRLLLTMLLGALVNAATFAGFTFLAPVVTDVAGLGELWISVALVLFGAGSFVGVAVAGRLSDRRPGLVVACGGPLLLVGWPALAVVADEPVALLVLTFVQGVLSFGVGSTLIARVLYEAAGAPTMAGSYATAALNIGAAAGPLIAATTLGTAAGDRGPLWASGCLVFLALIPLIPLMPLTPPKPLKSHPVASPVRDATSRAEQG